One part of the Vidua macroura isolate BioBank_ID:100142 chromosome 14, ASM2450914v1, whole genome shotgun sequence genome encodes these proteins:
- the LOC128814531 gene encoding G-protein coupled receptor 83-like has translation MRQHTWFPLQYMPKPFWRAENHNTTSFFSALYGFPNQSFFHSDLNLEDLGDFASGAKYEGESQSRTVKALLIVAYSVIICISLFGNILVCHVVIKNKRMHSATNLFIVNLAVADVMITTLNTPFTLVRFVSSTWVFGKLMCHISRFVQYCSVHVSVLTLAAIALDRHQVIMHPLKPRMSMVKGGICIIIIWVMASCFSLPHAIYQTLTRFYIGNRTIRMVCLPSFPPPADLFWKYLDLTTFVLLYVLPLLVISITYAIVAKKLWLRNAIGDLTMEQYYAHQRKKKMTLKMLMVVVVVFAVCWFPLNCYVVLISCRAIHSSNALYFAFHWFAMSSTCYNPFIYCWLNESFRAELRSLLCVCRRRSTAQGHALQPVSPLFRHAKAESCRCKRSSACQKAQTPSQRNSARTDISSVQPIVAES, from the exons atgAGACAGCACACCTGGTTCCCCTTGCAGTACATGCCCAAGCCCTTCTGGAGAGCGGAGAACCACAACACGACCAGCTTCTTCTCTGCACTCTACGGCTTCCCTAACCAGTCCTTCTTCCACAGTGACTTGAACCTGGAGGACCTGGGGGACTTTGCTAGCGGAGCCAAGTATGAGGGCGAGTCCCAGAGCCGGACGGTGAAGGCGCTGCTGATTGTCGCCTACTCTGTGATCATCTGCATCTCTCTCTTCGGCAACATCCTGGTGTGCCACGTGGTCATCAAGAACAAGAGGATGCACTCTGCCACCAACCTGTTCATCGTAAATCTGGCCGTTGCTGATGTGATGATCACCACCCTGAACACCCCCTTCACACTG GTGAGGTTTGTGAGCAGCACCTGGGTTTTTGGAAAGCTGATGTGTCACATCAGCCGCTTTGTTCAGTACTGCTCTGTCCACGTGTCTGTGCTGACCCTCGCTGCCATTGCACTGGACCGGCACCAG GTGATCATGCACCCTCTCAAGCCACGCATGTCCATGGTGAAAGGAGGGATTtgcatcatcatcatctggGTTATGGCCAGCTGCTTCTCATTGCCACACGCCATTTATCAGACTCTGACAAGGTTTTATATTGG AAACAGAACCATCCGAATGGTCTGCCTCCCCAgcttccctcctcctgctgatCTTTTCTGGAAGTACTTGGACCTGACTACGTTTGTTCTCTTGTATGTTCTGCCCTTGCTTGTGATCTCCATCACGTATGCCATAGTGGCCAAAAAGCTCTGGCTGAGGAACGCCATTGGGGACCTCACCATGGAGCAATACTACGCCCATCAGCGGAAGAAGAAGATGACGCTGAAGATgctgatggtggtggtggttgtgTTTGCCGTGTGCTGGTTTCCCCTGAACTGCTACGTGGTGCTCATCTCCTGCAGGGCCATCCACAGCAGCAACGCTCTGTACTTTGCTTTTCACTGGTTCGCCATGAGCAGCACCTGCTACAACCCCTTCATCTACTGCTGGCTGAACGAGAGCTTCCGCGCGGAGCTGCGGTCCCTGCTGTGCGTGTGCCGGCGCAGGAGCACGGCTCAGGGCCACGCTCTGCAGCCCGTCTCCCCCCTGTTCCGGCATGCCAAGGCTGAGAGCTGCcgctgcaaaagaagcagcgCGTGCCAGAAGGCACAGACACCCTCCCAGAGGAACTCTGCAAGGACGGACATATCCAGCGTGCAGCCGATTGTGGCAGAAAGCTGA